From the genome of Papaver somniferum cultivar HN1 chromosome 2, ASM357369v1, whole genome shotgun sequence, one region includes:
- the LOC113348327 gene encoding pentatricopeptide repeat-containing protein At4g19890-like, producing MLSCPSTLRLLQYKLLWPSSSSSLSKYHNPFFIFISSFSSQPPLPPQTELTQSETSITTICNLVNQSYSSYQSDSSSTMPKLLNLQIDPSVLTPEQAITVIASLINNSGPMVALSFFYWAIRIPQYRHFMRFYITTASSFIQSGHPDKAHEVLRYMVASFYEIGKLDYAINMVFEIHNLGLPPNVHTLNCILRFVVESSLMKLAENVFVEMSDRGASPNACTYRTMIIGHCREGISISVVEKWVNEMMEKGFVLDNVACTAMVDLFCKKGSVDRVFRVFERMCEMGSPPNVINYSALVNQLCKRGSIKQAFEVLEEMGKRGWKPNVYTHTALIDGLCKKGWTEKAYKLFLKLVRSENYKRNVHTFTAMISGYCKEKKLDRAEMLFRRMQEQELAPNTNTYTTLIDGHAKVGNFFRVNELMEQMVEEGCNPNICTYNSLVNGLCKKGDLQEAYRMLEIAFERGLRADHITYTILISEHCRRSDTTKAMEVFSKMITAGCCPDIHTYNSLIGAFCRQRDVKEGERFLKEALNQGMVPTKQSYTSLVCGYCRDGNSGLALDIFQRMSKKGPAADSLTYGALISGLCKESKLKEARILYDSMVDKGLSPCEVTPITVAYEYCKLEDSVTAMAVLDKLDTRLWIRTGKTLVRKLCCEGKVEMAAEFYHKLLDKDRNADPVIYAAFKTACYESNKYSIASGISERISKEGFSVAVVPHSVERPPRESLPFVKAS from the coding sequence ATGCTTTCCTGTCCTTCAACACTTCGATTACTTCAATACAAATTATTATggccttcttcttcatcatcattatcaaaataccacaaccctttcttcatcttcatatccTCCTTCTCTTCCCAACCACCGCTGCCACCACAAACAGAATTAACTCAAAGTGAAACTTCTATCACAACAATCTGCAATCTAGTAAATCAATCTTACAGTTCATATCAATCTGACTCATCATCAACAATGCCCAAGCTTTTGAATCTTCAAATTGATCCATCTGTTTTAACCCCAGAACAAGCAATTACAGTCATTGCTTCTCTAATCAATAATTCAGGTCCTATGGTAGCTTTGAGTTTCTTTTATTGGGCAATTAGAATTCCTCAATACCGCCATTTTATGCGTTTTTATATCACTACTGCTTCTTCATTTATCCAGTCTGGTCATCCTGATAAAGCTCATGAAGTTTTAAGATATATGGTTGCCAGTTTTTATGAGATTGGTAAATTGGATTATGCTATTAACATGGTTTTTGAGATTCATAACCTGGGTTTACCTCCAAATGTTCATACATTGAATTGTATACTGAGGTTTGTTGTTGAATCTAGTTTAATGAAGTTAGCAGAGAATGTGTTTGTTGAAATGTCTGATAGAGGTGCTTCTCCTAATGCTTGCACTTATAGGACTATGATAATTGGTCATTGTAGAGAGGGTATTAGTATTTCAGTAGTTGAAAAGTGGGTTAATGAAATGATGGAGAAGGGGTTTGTATTGGATAATGTTGCATGTACTGCAATGGTAGATTTGTTTTGTAAGAAAGGATCAGTAgatagagttttcagggtttttgagAGAATGTGTGAGATGGGTTCTCCTCCAAATGTGATAAATTACAGTGCTTTGGTTAACCAGTTATGTAAACGAGGAAGTATTAAACAAGCTTTTGAAGTTttagaagaaatggggaaaagaGGTTGGAAACCAAATGTTTATACACATACAGCTTTGATTGATGGTTTATGCAAGAAAGGTTGGACAGAGAAAGCATATAAGTTGTTTTTGAAGCTCGTTAGAAGTGAGAATTACAAGCGGAATGTTCATACTTTTACAGCAATGATCAGTGGCTATTGCAAAGAGAAGAAACTAGATAGAGCTGAAATGTTATTTAGGAGAATGCAGGAACAAGAATTGGCCCCAAATACTAATACTTATACTACTCTCATTGACGGGCACGCTAAAGTAGGCAATTTTTTTAGAGTGAATGAGTTGATGGAACAAATGGTGGAAGAAGGTTGTAACCCCAATATATGTACTTACAATTCACTCGTTAATGGTCTATGCAAAAAGGGTGATTTACAGGAGGCTTATAGGATGCTTGAAATTGCATTTGAAAGAGGACTTCGAGCTGATCACATCACATACACCATACTAATTTCTGAGCATTGTCGAAGATCTGACACTACGAAAGCCATGGAGGTTTTCAGTAAAATGATCACTGCAGGCTGTTGTCCTGACATTCATACTTACAATTCCTTAATCGGAGCATTTTGCAGGCAAAGAGATGTGAAAGAGGGAGAAAGGTTCTTAAAGGAAGCCCTTAATCAGGGTATGGTTCCAACGAAACAATCTTATACGTCATTGGTATGTGGGTATTGTAGAGATGGAAATTCTGGTTTAGCATTGGACATCTTTCAAAGAATGTCAAAGAAGGGCCCTGCAGCTGATTCACTTACATATGGGGCTTTAATAAGCGGTCTTTGTAAGGAATCAAAGCTGAAAGAGGCGCGAATTCTTTATGATTCCATGGTAGACAAAGGATTATCTCCTTGTGAAGTTACTCCAATAACAGTAGCTTACGAGTATTGTAAGCTAGAAGATTCGGTTACAGCAATGGCTGTTTTGGATAAGTTAGATACGAGGTTGTGGATTAGAACAGGAAAAACATTGGTAAGGAAACTTTGTTGTGAAGGGAAAGTTGAAATGGCTGCTGAATTCTATCATAAACTATTGGATAAAGATCGGAATGCCGATCCTGTTATTTACGCAGCATTCAAGACTGCCTGCTACGAAAGTAATAAGTATTCGATTGCTTCAGGAATTTCAGAAAGGATCTCTAAAGAAGGTTTTTCTGTTGCAGTTGTTCCTCACAGTGTGGAGAGACCCCCAAGAGAATCTCTACCGTTTGTTAAAGCTAGCTGA